A window of Streptomyces sp. Je 1-332 genomic DNA:
GCGTACAACAAGCAGAACCAGCTGCTCCTCGAACTCAAGGTGAAGAGCGACAAGCACCCCGAGGCCAACAGCTGGGGCTACTACACCAAGAGCGAGATACGCCGCCTCGTCGCTCTCGGCGAGAAGTACCACGTCACGATCATCCCGGAGATCAACTCGCCCGGCCACATGGACCCGTGGCTGGAGAAGCGCACCGACCTCCAGCTCACCGACTCCGACGGGAAGCCGCAGCCGTCGCGCCTCGACATCACCAAGGACGAGGCCTTCGCCTACTACACGAGCCTCATCGACGAGTACGCCGAGGTGTTCCCCGCGAAGTCCTGGCACATGGGCGCCGACGAGTACATGCTCGGCTCCGACTTCGCCAAGTACCCCCACATCCTCGAATACGCGAAGAAGAAGTACGGCGACAAGGCGACCCCGCAGGACGCCTTCGTCGACTTCATCAACCGCGTGCACGCGTACGCGACCGGCAAGGGAAAGCAGCTGCGCATCTGGAACGACGGCCTGACCGGCGCGAACACGGTGCCGGTCGCGGCAGGGACGAGCGTGGAGCACTGGCTCGATGTGAAGACGAAGCCGAGCCAACTCATCGCCCAGGGCCATCCGTTGCAGAACGCCGCCTACGCCCTCTACCTCGTCCGCGGCGGCTTCCACACCGACACCAAGGCGCTGTACGACAAGGCGTGGGACCCGCGCAGCTTCGAGGGCGAGAAGCTCGCCTCGCGGGACGGCATCACGGGGGCGAAGATCAGCCTGTGGCCCGACAACGGCCGGGGCGAGACCGAGAACGAGGTCGCGGCCTCCATGGAGATGCCGCTCAGCCATGTCGCCCAGGTCACCTGGGGCGCCGCGCATCCGGACCCGACGTACGCCGACTTCGCCGCGCGCGCCAAGTCCGTCGGACACGCGCCGGGTTGGCGGGACCTGACGAAGGTGCCGGTGGCGGATGGCACGTACACCGTGCGGGACACCAAGGGTCAGGTGGACCCCGTCGACTACGAGATCAAGCGCACCCCCGACGGTTACGTCACGCTGAAGTCCACGGCGGACGGCGCCTGCCTGGAGACCCGCAGCGGAAAGCTCACGCTCAACGTCCCGCTGGAGCCGGGTAGTGCGGTCACGCAGGAGACATGCGACGCGGCGAACACCTTGCAGCGCTGGCAGCTGACGAAGGCCTCTGACGGCTACCGGCTGACGAACGCGATCACCCAGATGTCCGTGCACGTCACGGATGACGGGCGGCTCCAGCAGTACCCGTCGGACCAACGGGCCCCGGCCGCATTGACTTTGACCGCCGACTGACCCCACCCCCTTGCCCCGCGTCCTGAGATCTGAGCCC
This region includes:
- a CDS encoding family 20 glycosylhydrolase — protein: MTDMRMMFAPVRASRRARLRRLRGAAVALLLLAAPVPAAQAAGTSRPATDPPRTVPALADWTPGKGSYAYGPGTRLVAHGQAAREVARTLADDLRAAGEGRVPVTGGAPRDGDIVIDVAPARKQLGAEGYELRADDRLEITGATEAGAFYGTRTLLQLLAGSDRVPGGRTVDVPQYKERGVGVCACYIHISTPWLENLVRDMAYNKQNQLLLELKVKSDKHPEANSWGYYTKSEIRRLVALGEKYHVTIIPEINSPGHMDPWLEKRTDLQLTDSDGKPQPSRLDITKDEAFAYYTSLIDEYAEVFPAKSWHMGADEYMLGSDFAKYPHILEYAKKKYGDKATPQDAFVDFINRVHAYATGKGKQLRIWNDGLTGANTVPVAAGTSVEHWLDVKTKPSQLIAQGHPLQNAAYALYLVRGGFHTDTKALYDKAWDPRSFEGEKLASRDGITGAKISLWPDNGRGETENEVAASMEMPLSHVAQVTWGAAHPDPTYADFAARAKSVGHAPGWRDLTKVPVADGTYTVRDTKGQVDPVDYEIKRTPDGYVTLKSTADGACLETRSGKLTLNVPLEPGSAVTQETCDAANTLQRWQLTKASDGYRLTNAITQMSVHVTDDGRLQQYPSDQRAPAALTLTAD